The genomic stretch ATATCAGGTTCTGCTGCGTTAGGTATTACTTCAGATTTAATTAAAAGCTATGGGCCGGATTCTTTTATTGGAAGGTTAGCTTCGACTATGCAAGGAAGTACAGATACGACTTTATATGTTTTAACAGTCTATTTTGGAGCAGTAGGCATTCGTAAAATGGGAGATGCTTTAAAAGTAGGATTAATTGCAGATGCAATTAGTATTATTTTTTCGATCATTTTTGTCACAATGTTTTTTTCTTAATACAACAAGCAGGCAACTTGAATCAGATTAATCACTATAAAAAGTACTTTAATTCCTATTAATACGGGATAAAAGTACTTTTTTATTGCGCATTCCTTATTAATATCTTATAATACCAATAAGAATAGTTGGTATTAAGACAACATTCAATTTTACCCATGTTGCATATAATGGATTGGAAGAAACTAACCTTTTTTGTAACATAAAGGAGTTTGAAACTATGAAAGTTGTAAAGTCAGTACACGAGCTGATTGGATCAACACCATTGCTTGAAATTACAACATTCCCTTTACCAAAAGGAACGAAACTATTTGCAAAGTTAGAATTCTGTAATCCAGGTGGAAGTGTAAAAGATCGGCTTGGAATGGAATTATTAGAAAGTGCATTTAATGAAGGTAAATTAGAAAAAGGTGGTACAGTAATTGAACCTACCGCTGGTAATACAGGAATTGGTTTAGCATTAGCAGCTATAAAATATGGAGTAAATGCTGTATTCGTCGTTCCTGAAAAATTCAGTTTAGAAAAACAAACTTTAATGAAAGCGCTTGGTGCTAAAATTGTAAACACACCTACAGAAGATGGCATGACAGGTGCTATAAAAAAAGCAAATGAACTTTCAAAAGAAATACCGAATTCTTTTGTACCTTCACAATTTAGTAATGAAGCGAATCCAAGAACGTATTACAAAACATTAGGTCCAGAGCTGGTTGACCAGCTCGATGGGAAAATAGATGTATTTGTTGCAGGTGCTGGAAGTGGAGGAACCTTTACTGGAACAGCTATGTATTTAAAAGATAAATTACAAGGTGTAAAAACGGTTATTGTTGAGCCAGAAGGATCCATATTAAACGGTGGAGAACCTGGATCACATGATACTGAAGGAATTGGAATGGAATTCATTCCTGGGTTTGTAGATACGAACCTTTTTGATGATATTTATACAGTTCTTGATGCGGACGCATTTCGATTAGTAAAAGAACTAGCAATAAAAGAAGGGCTTTTAGTAGGAAGTTCCTCAGGAGCTGCATTATATGCAAGTTTAAAGGAAGCCCAAAAAGCAAAACCAGGGAGTACAATCGTAACGATTTTCCCAGACAGTAGTGAAAGATACTTAAGTAAAAACATATATAGCGAGGGATAAATAATGAAGAAAAAGACGGCGTTAATACACGGGGGAATTAGTAGAGATGAAACAACTGGTGCAGTTAGTGTTCCAATTTATCAAACTAGTACGTATAAACAAGATGCTGTTGGCAAACATAGAGGTTTTGAATATTCCAGAACAGGCAATCCGACACGACATGCTCTTGAAGAGTTAATGAAAGACATTGAGCACGGAGTTGCAGGATTTGCTTTCGCCTCAGGAATGGCGGCAATTCATACTGTTTTTAGTCTATTCAAAACGGGTGATCATATTGTAGTTGGAGATGATGTATATGGTGGTACTTACCGTTTACTGACTAGAGTATTATCGAATTTAGGCGTAACAGCTACATTTGTTGATACAAGTAATATCGCTTTAGTTGAAAATGTTATATCACCAAATACAAAAGCGATTTTTATTGAGTCACCTAGTAATCCATTATTAAAAATTACTGATATTAAAGCAATTGCTAAACTTGCGAATGAATATGAATTAATAACGATTGTAGATAATACATTTGCGACTCCATACTGGCAACAACCACTTACATTAGGTGCTGATATTGTTGTTCATAGTGGTACTAAGTACCTTGGAGGACATAGTGACGTAGTAGCGGGTCTTGCTGTAACGAATAGAGAAGAC from Arthrobacter citreus encodes the following:
- a CDS encoding cysteine synthase family protein, producing the protein MKVVKSVHELIGSTPLLEITTFPLPKGTKLFAKLEFCNPGGSVKDRLGMELLESAFNEGKLEKGGTVIEPTAGNTGIGLALAAIKYGVNAVFVVPEKFSLEKQTLMKALGAKIVNTPTEDGMTGAIKKANELSKEIPNSFVPSQFSNEANPRTYYKTLGPELVDQLDGKIDVFVAGAGSGGTFTGTAMYLKDKLQGVKTVIVEPEGSILNGGEPGSHDTEGIGMEFIPGFVDTNLFDDIYTVLDADAFRLVKELAIKEGLLVGSSSGAALYASLKEAQKAKPGSTIVTIFPDSSERYLSKNIYSEG
- a CDS encoding bifunctional cystathionine gamma-lyase/homocysteine desulfhydrase — protein: MKKKTALIHGGISRDETTGAVSVPIYQTSTYKQDAVGKHRGFEYSRTGNPTRHALEELMKDIEHGVAGFAFASGMAAIHTVFSLFKTGDHIVVGDDVYGGTYRLLTRVLSNLGVTATFVDTSNIALVENVISPNTKAIFIESPSNPLLKITDIKAIAKLANEYELITIVDNTFATPYWQQPLTLGADIVVHSGTKYLGGHSDVVAGLAVTNREDLAEELAFYQNSIGGVLGPNDSWILQRGIKTLGIRMEEHERNTEAIVNFLTNHPNINKVFYPGLSTHPNHELAKQQSSGFGGMLSFELKEGLDPEEFVGKLKWFTLAESLGAVESLVGIPSKMTHASIPREKRIASGISDELIRLSIGLEDIEDLIEDLEQALIFQTSKVR